A single Oryzias melastigma strain HK-1 linkage group LG24, ASM292280v2, whole genome shotgun sequence DNA region contains:
- the LOC112158038 gene encoding general transcription factor 3C polypeptide 2 (The sequence of the model RefSeq protein was modified relative to this genomic sequence to represent the inferred CDS: added 70 bases not found in genome assembly) has product MEPPDGQSSPSELCKGRRRTKPPKYLNDYESDEKNIRKIVQQEAQRRGPKEEESNSQTRTDDEEEEEERKKKILKSRAKKPKKVGRPRKHPVKEENANGGTCRAVGGRDAAAAQPENGTPKPKRSYVRKQQRNVDPPPDPPAEEPPSEAGEEPREEPEPGGRRRRGAAKAALKYLTFLAKEVLSHPSDDPESKCHPGNEEFRSEEQTPKKRKGRGWKRKRADSDASEDEDFVPNASEDADPLEEEDEDEDEAEDSDSDLGVPERRPTVHHRNYTVSSNLYNGLPFNMIKSAWDATDAYRKFREENLSSWVFPEWLPSPRDWNAVPQRDLDQYLPQELQSAAFRVSREGLG; this is encoded by the exons ATGGAGCCTCCAGATG GGCAGTCGTCGCCGTCGGAGCTCTGCAAAGGCCGGCGGAGaacaaaacccccaaaatacCTCAACGACTACGAAAGTGATGAAAAGAACATTCGTAAAATTGTCCAACAGGAAGCTCAGAGAAGAGGCCCGAAGGAAGAAGAGTCCAACAGTCAGACGAGaactgatgatgaggaggaggaggaagaaaggaagaaaaagatcCTGAAATCCAGagcaaaaaagcctaaaaaagtaGGACGACCCCGGAAGCATCCCGTGAAGGAGGAAAACGCCAACGGAGGGACCTGCAGAGCTGTGGGGGGGCGGGACGCAGCAGCGGCGCAGCCGGAGAACGGCACGCCGAAGCCCAAGAGGAGCTACGTcaggaagcagcagagaaaCGTGGATCCGCCTCCTGATCCGCCTGCAGAGGAGCCTCCATCTGAAGCCGGGGAG GAGCCGAGGGAGGAGCCGGAACCAGGAGGCCGCCGCAGGAGAGGAGCCGCCAAGGC GGCGCTGAAGTATCTCACTTTCCTGGCTAAAGAGGTGCTGTCCCATCCCAGCGACGATCCAGAATCCAAGTGCCATCCCGGGAATGAAGAGTTCAGATCCGAGGAGCAAACTCCAAAAAAGAGGAAAGGCAGAG GTTGGAAGAGGAAGCGTGCAGACAGCGACGCTTCGGAGGATGAAGATTTTGTTCCAAATGCTTCAGAAGATGCGGATCCgctagaagaagaagatgaagacgaAGACGAGGCTGAGGACTCGGACTCTGACCTGGGGGTTCCTGAGAGGCGTCCCACTGTGCATCACAGGAACTAC ACTGTGAGCAGTAACCTATACAACGGGCTGCCCTTCAATATGATCAAAAGTGCCTGGGACGCCACTGACGCCTACAGGAAGTT CCGGGAAGAGAACCTCAGCAGCTGGGTGTTCCCAGAGTGGCTTCCCTCCCCCCGAGACTGGAACGCCGTTCCACAAAG
- the znf512 gene encoding zinc finger protein 512 isoform X2: MDSAFSGGDMSPLDVPRKRKPAPSHRKTAAPAAQQIPENSSDLNSGEYSVNEDSEDHDAVMRRTFRGKRYEDLQNVSMATVDYPASSCSLASSDGSANGSESVTQPRTGGKDLWPEGGGNREHPDLQNQDWNSSREPETWSPIPDPPQDRVWSAGTDRTEHLGQERPWTSGGDDGRLRPDQVWITGRDRATEPGWAGEPDQNPVWNGGRDPGNGPEQTWGQEQSWSAASGGNIWRPGSDVGKTSIECEDQKPPVVPVKKEPPLYPPGSQEERWQIQIVAKGRVTCPKCRSVSRKTVEGLKKHMENCRLEPFTCQHCGKQLKSSTGMKYHIMADHSHLPTVNDTKDLDDHAMKDKLRKILKRLGKLKCSREGCTAAFTSIMGYVYHMKKCGKEPSELEKMLLNCSHCGKAYRSKAGLEYHLRSEHAPTPQEAEEDEELKAQRDSDPERTASGRVQRASAQVANFHLAEIANNDLPKDWPKRKFQSDLVPDDKKLKYARPGLPAFSQEVLRKWKNEVKLQRKVPCPNQGCSCVYTSVSGLKAHLGLCTKGEFEAGKYRCLICNKEFNSESGVKYHINSVHSQDWFVTNKKAFKKFEKFLKKQPKEVDPCSHKLVQYHQHHLQHHQQPQHHLHQQPLHHLQQQTHFHHEENQNLQPLADPLLQQVHYTPLQPASTPLWVDLDRAEMAPLPGHVGMSMAEVSKVEEDGGEMMDFKMRVKEEADGESGNRTGSFGFGAEGTCSSSSAEQKDGRRQVQLWSLKQSALMEP, encoded by the exons ATGGACTCCGCCTTCAGCGGGGGGGACATGTCACCTCTGGACGTGCCGCGGAAGAGGAAGCCAGCGCCGTCCCACCGGAAAACCGCAGCTCCAG CTGCTCAGCAAATACCTGAGAACTCCAGCGACCTGAACTCCGGCGAGTATTCAGTG AATGAAGACTCTGAGGATCACGACGCTGTAATGAGGAGAACATTCAGGGGGAAGAG GTATGAGGATCTGCAgaacgtttccatggcaacagtgGATTATCCAGCCAGCAGCTGCTCCCTCGCATCCTCAGACGGTTCGGCTAACGGGTCCGAGTCCGTCACACAACCCAGAACCGGAGGCAAAGATCTTTGGCCTGAAGGTGGAGGAAACAGGGAGCATCCGGACCTTCAGAATCAGGACTGGAACTCCAGCAGAGAACCAGAAACCTGGAGCCCGATACCAGACCCACCGCAGGACCGAGTCTGGAGCGCCGGGACAGACAGAACTGAACACCTCGGTCAGGAGCGGCCGTGGACGTCAGGAGGAGATGACGGCCGCCTCAGACCGGATCAAGTCTGGATAACGGGCCGGGACCGGGCTACTGAGCCGGGCTGGGCAGGAGAACCGGATCAGAATCCGGTCTGGAACGGAGGAAGAGATCCAGGGAACGGACCGGAACAGACGTGGGGTCAGGAGCAGAGCTGGAGCGCGGCGAGCGGAGGGAACATCTGGAGGCCCG GTTCTGATGTTGGAAAAACCTCGATAGAGTGTGAAGATCAGAAACCTCCAGTCGTCCCGGTGAAGAAGGAGCCTCCTCTGTATCCTCCAG GAAGTCAAGAGGAGCGCTGGCAGATCCAGATTGTGGCCAAGGGGAGAGTGACCTGCCCCAAGTGCAGAAGTGTGAGCAGGAAAACTGTGGAGGGGCTGAAGAAACACATGGAGAACTGCAGACTG GAACCCTTCACCTGCCAGCACTGTGGGAAGCAGCTGAAGTCCTCCACCGGCATGAAGTACCACATCATGGCCGACCACAGCCACCTG CCAACAGTGAACGACACCAAGGACCTGGATGACCACGCCATGAAGGACAAGCTCCGGAAAATCCTGAAGCGTCTGGGAAAACTCAAATGCTCCAGAGAG GGCTGCACCGCCGCCTTCACCAGCATCATGGGCTACGTGTACCACATGAAGAAGTGCGGGAAGGAGCCGTCGGAGCTGGAGAAGATGCTGCTGAACTGCTCTCACTGCGGGAAGGCGTACAGATCCAAGGCGGGGCTGGAGTATCACCTGAGATCTGAGCACGCACCT ACCCCCCAGGAAGCCGAGGAAGACGAGGAGCTGAAGGCCCAAAGGGACTCCGACCCCGAGAGGACGGCGAGCGGCCGAGTGCAGCGGGCCTCAGCCCAGGTGGCCAACTTCCACCTGGCCGAGATCGCCAACAATGACCTGCCCAAAGACTGGCCTAAGAGGAAGTTCCAGTCGGACCTGGTTCCGGACGACAAAAAG CTGAAATACGCTCGGCCCGGTCTGCCCGCCTTCAGCCAGGAAGTCCTGAGGAAGTGGAAGAACGAGGTGAAGCTGCAGAGGAAAGTGCCGTGTCCTAACCAG GGCTGCAGCTGCGTCTACACTAGTGTTTCGGGGCTGAAGGCTCACCTGGGCCTGTGCACGAAG gGTGAATTTGAGGCTGGAAAATATCGATGTCTCATCTGCAACAAGGAGTTCAACTCTGAGAGCGGAGTCAAATATCACATCAACTCTGTGCATTCACAG GACTGGTttgtaacaaacaaaaaagccttcAAGAAGTTTGAGAAGTTCCTGAAGAAGCAGCCAAAGGAGGTGGATCCATGTTCGCACAAGCTGGTTCAGTACCACCAACACCACCTGCAGCATCATCAGCAGCCTCAGCACCACCTGCACCAGCAGCCGCTGCATCACCTCCAGCAGCAAACCCACTTCCACCATGaggagaaccagaacctccaacCGCTGGCCGACCCGCTCCTGCAGCAGGTCCACTACACTCCGCTGCAGCCCGCCTCCACGCCACTGTGGGTGGACTTGGACCGCGCGGAGATGGCGCCCTTACCTGGGCATGTCGGCATGTCAATGGCTGAAGTGAGTAAAGTTGAGGAGGACGGCGGCGAGATGATGGATTTTAAAATGAGAGTGAAGGAGGAGGCGGACGGGGAGTCGGGGAATCGGACCGGTTCTTTTGGTTTTGGTGCTGAAGgaacctgcagcagctcctccgcGGAGCAGAAGGACGGGCGGAGGCAGGTCCAGCTGTGGAGTCTGAAACAGTCGGCCCTGATGGAGCCCTGA
- the znf512 gene encoding zinc finger protein 512B isoform X1, protein MDSAFSGGDMSPLDVPRKRKPAPSHRKTAAPAAQQIPENSSDLNSGEYSVNEDSEDHDAVMRRTFRGKRYEDLQNVSMATVDYPASSCSLASSDGSANGSESVTQPRTGGKDLWPEGGGNREHPDLQNQDWNSSREPETWSPIPDPPQDRVWSAGTDRTEHLGQERPWTSGGDDGRLRPDQVWITGRDRATEPGWAGEPDQNPVWNGGRDPGNGPEQTWGQEQSWSAASGGNIWRPGSDVGKTSIECEDQKPPVVPVKKEPPLYPPGSQEERWQIQIVAKGRVTCPKCRSVSRKTVEGLKKHMENCRLEPFTCQHCGKQLKSSTGMKYHIMADHSHLPTVNDTKDLDDHAMKDKLRKILKRLGKLKCSREVRMSDAPPLDGYGDGVFLPQGCTAAFTSIMGYVYHMKKCGKEPSELEKMLLNCSHCGKAYRSKAGLEYHLRSEHAPTPQEAEEDEELKAQRDSDPERTASGRVQRASAQVANFHLAEIANNDLPKDWPKRKFQSDLVPDDKKLKYARPGLPAFSQEVLRKWKNEVKLQRKVPCPNQGCSCVYTSVSGLKAHLGLCTKGEFEAGKYRCLICNKEFNSESGVKYHINSVHSQDWFVTNKKAFKKFEKFLKKQPKEVDPCSHKLVQYHQHHLQHHQQPQHHLHQQPLHHLQQQTHFHHEENQNLQPLADPLLQQVHYTPLQPASTPLWVDLDRAEMAPLPGHVGMSMAEVSKVEEDGGEMMDFKMRVKEEADGESGNRTGSFGFGAEGTCSSSSAEQKDGRRQVQLWSLKQSALMEP, encoded by the exons ATGGACTCCGCCTTCAGCGGGGGGGACATGTCACCTCTGGACGTGCCGCGGAAGAGGAAGCCAGCGCCGTCCCACCGGAAAACCGCAGCTCCAG CTGCTCAGCAAATACCTGAGAACTCCAGCGACCTGAACTCCGGCGAGTATTCAGTG AATGAAGACTCTGAGGATCACGACGCTGTAATGAGGAGAACATTCAGGGGGAAGAG GTATGAGGATCTGCAgaacgtttccatggcaacagtgGATTATCCAGCCAGCAGCTGCTCCCTCGCATCCTCAGACGGTTCGGCTAACGGGTCCGAGTCCGTCACACAACCCAGAACCGGAGGCAAAGATCTTTGGCCTGAAGGTGGAGGAAACAGGGAGCATCCGGACCTTCAGAATCAGGACTGGAACTCCAGCAGAGAACCAGAAACCTGGAGCCCGATACCAGACCCACCGCAGGACCGAGTCTGGAGCGCCGGGACAGACAGAACTGAACACCTCGGTCAGGAGCGGCCGTGGACGTCAGGAGGAGATGACGGCCGCCTCAGACCGGATCAAGTCTGGATAACGGGCCGGGACCGGGCTACTGAGCCGGGCTGGGCAGGAGAACCGGATCAGAATCCGGTCTGGAACGGAGGAAGAGATCCAGGGAACGGACCGGAACAGACGTGGGGTCAGGAGCAGAGCTGGAGCGCGGCGAGCGGAGGGAACATCTGGAGGCCCG GTTCTGATGTTGGAAAAACCTCGATAGAGTGTGAAGATCAGAAACCTCCAGTCGTCCCGGTGAAGAAGGAGCCTCCTCTGTATCCTCCAG GAAGTCAAGAGGAGCGCTGGCAGATCCAGATTGTGGCCAAGGGGAGAGTGACCTGCCCCAAGTGCAGAAGTGTGAGCAGGAAAACTGTGGAGGGGCTGAAGAAACACATGGAGAACTGCAGACTG GAACCCTTCACCTGCCAGCACTGTGGGAAGCAGCTGAAGTCCTCCACCGGCATGAAGTACCACATCATGGCCGACCACAGCCACCTG CCAACAGTGAACGACACCAAGGACCTGGATGACCACGCCATGAAGGACAAGCTCCGGAAAATCCTGAAGCGTCTGGGAAAACTCAAATGCTCCAGAGAGGTTCGTATGTCTGATGCTCCTCCCCTCGATGGTTATGGTGACGGCGTTTTCCTCCCCCAGGGCTGCACCGCCGCCTTCACCAGCATCATGGGCTACGTGTACCACATGAAGAAGTGCGGGAAGGAGCCGTCGGAGCTGGAGAAGATGCTGCTGAACTGCTCTCACTGCGGGAAGGCGTACAGATCCAAGGCGGGGCTGGAGTATCACCTGAGATCTGAGCACGCACCT ACCCCCCAGGAAGCCGAGGAAGACGAGGAGCTGAAGGCCCAAAGGGACTCCGACCCCGAGAGGACGGCGAGCGGCCGAGTGCAGCGGGCCTCAGCCCAGGTGGCCAACTTCCACCTGGCCGAGATCGCCAACAATGACCTGCCCAAAGACTGGCCTAAGAGGAAGTTCCAGTCGGACCTGGTTCCGGACGACAAAAAG CTGAAATACGCTCGGCCCGGTCTGCCCGCCTTCAGCCAGGAAGTCCTGAGGAAGTGGAAGAACGAGGTGAAGCTGCAGAGGAAAGTGCCGTGTCCTAACCAG GGCTGCAGCTGCGTCTACACTAGTGTTTCGGGGCTGAAGGCTCACCTGGGCCTGTGCACGAAG gGTGAATTTGAGGCTGGAAAATATCGATGTCTCATCTGCAACAAGGAGTTCAACTCTGAGAGCGGAGTCAAATATCACATCAACTCTGTGCATTCACAG GACTGGTttgtaacaaacaaaaaagccttcAAGAAGTTTGAGAAGTTCCTGAAGAAGCAGCCAAAGGAGGTGGATCCATGTTCGCACAAGCTGGTTCAGTACCACCAACACCACCTGCAGCATCATCAGCAGCCTCAGCACCACCTGCACCAGCAGCCGCTGCATCACCTCCAGCAGCAAACCCACTTCCACCATGaggagaaccagaacctccaacCGCTGGCCGACCCGCTCCTGCAGCAGGTCCACTACACTCCGCTGCAGCCCGCCTCCACGCCACTGTGGGTGGACTTGGACCGCGCGGAGATGGCGCCCTTACCTGGGCATGTCGGCATGTCAATGGCTGAAGTGAGTAAAGTTGAGGAGGACGGCGGCGAGATGATGGATTTTAAAATGAGAGTGAAGGAGGAGGCGGACGGGGAGTCGGGGAATCGGACCGGTTCTTTTGGTTTTGGTGCTGAAGgaacctgcagcagctcctccgcGGAGCAGAAGGACGGGCGGAGGCAGGTCCAGCTGTGGAGTCTGAAACAGTCGGCCCTGATGGAGCCCTGA